From one Nocardioides yefusunii genomic stretch:
- a CDS encoding leucyl aminopeptidase: MTTTYTLSSANPAKTRADAVVVGVLRTAEGPVLAEGGAEVEEAYGRKLRPILTTLGLTGRAGESAKLPTAGALTSPLLVLVGLGDEATAVTVRRAAGTAARVVADATSVALALPADSDDLLDAALSGFVLGGYTFTAYKSGAKEETSREVTVLSSVARTESAKRTFAETQVLLEAVTTVRDWVNEPPGEFTPALFAAAAVDAHAEATSGENAPEIAIEVHDEISLAELGCGGILSVGKASDAPPRLVKVSWNPEGATQHLALVGKGITFDSGGLTIKPAGSMTTMKSDMAGAAAVIQATIAIARLGLPIKVTAWAPMSENMVSGSATRPGDVVRIRNGKTVEISNTDAEGRMVLADALSLAVEEEPDVILDVATLTGAMMVALGDKITGVVGSDDVVAKVVEAGERAGEAHWPMPIPEEMSERIRSSKIADLAQHDWVRWGGGLYASAFLREFTGGLPWAHLDIAGPSFHSGGPTGEITTGGTGVAVRTMVEFARDMVADDAPAEDEADAEA; the protein is encoded by the coding sequence GTGACGACGACGTACACCCTCAGCAGCGCCAATCCCGCCAAGACCCGAGCCGACGCCGTGGTCGTCGGTGTCCTGCGCACCGCGGAGGGCCCCGTGCTCGCCGAAGGCGGCGCAGAGGTCGAGGAGGCCTACGGCCGCAAGCTGCGCCCGATCCTGACCACCCTGGGCCTCACCGGCCGTGCCGGCGAGAGCGCCAAGCTGCCCACCGCCGGTGCCCTGACCTCCCCGTTGCTCGTCCTCGTGGGTCTGGGCGACGAGGCCACCGCAGTCACCGTGCGTCGTGCCGCCGGCACCGCTGCCCGCGTGGTCGCCGACGCCACCTCGGTCGCGCTGGCCCTGCCCGCGGACTCCGACGACCTGCTCGACGCAGCCCTGAGCGGCTTCGTCCTGGGCGGCTACACCTTCACCGCCTACAAGTCTGGCGCCAAGGAGGAGACGAGCCGCGAGGTGACCGTCCTGTCCTCGGTGGCCCGCACCGAGTCCGCCAAGCGCACCTTCGCCGAGACGCAGGTGCTGTTGGAGGCCGTGACCACCGTGCGCGACTGGGTCAACGAGCCGCCCGGCGAGTTCACCCCTGCCCTCTTCGCCGCCGCGGCCGTGGACGCCCATGCCGAGGCCACCTCGGGCGAGAACGCTCCCGAGATCGCGATCGAGGTCCACGACGAGATCAGCCTGGCCGAGCTCGGCTGCGGCGGCATCCTGAGCGTCGGCAAGGCCTCGGACGCTCCCCCGCGTCTGGTCAAGGTCTCCTGGAACCCCGAGGGCGCCACCCAGCACCTCGCTCTGGTCGGCAAGGGCATCACCTTCGACTCCGGCGGCCTCACCATCAAGCCGGCCGGCTCGATGACCACGATGAAGTCCGACATGGCCGGCGCTGCCGCCGTCATCCAGGCCACCATCGCGATCGCCCGCCTCGGCCTGCCGATCAAGGTGACCGCCTGGGCCCCGATGTCGGAGAACATGGTCTCCGGTTCCGCGACCCGCCCCGGTGACGTCGTCCGGATCCGCAACGGCAAGACCGTCGAGATCTCCAACACCGACGCCGAGGGCCGCATGGTCCTGGCCGACGCGCTCTCCCTGGCCGTCGAGGAGGAGCCCGACGTCATCCTCGACGTCGCCACCCTCACCGGCGCGATGATGGTCGCCCTGGGCGACAAGATCACCGGTGTCGTCGGTTCCGACGACGTCGTCGCCAAGGTCGTCGAGGCAGGCGAGCGTGCCGGTGAGGCGCACTGGCCGATGCCGATCCCCGAGGAGATGTCCGAGCGCATCCGTTCCTCCAAGATCGCCGACCTCGCCCAGCACGACTGGGTCCGTTGGGGTGGCGGTCTGTACGCGTCCGCGTTCCTGCGCGAGTTCACCGGCGGCCTGCCGTGGGCACACCTCGACATCGCAGGTCCCTCGTTCCACTCCGGTGGCCCGACCGGTGAGATCACCACCGGTGGCACCGGCGTCGCGGTCCGCACCATGGTCGAGTTCGCCCGCGACATGGTCGCCGACGACGCCCCGGCCGAGGACGAGGCGGACGCCGAGGCCTGA